A DNA window from Ensifer sp. WSM1721 contains the following coding sequences:
- a CDS encoding DapH/DapD/GlmU-related protein: MSQKLGLEPFIHATASVVNSTLGRYTEVQERSRLDEVEFGDYSYIMQDGSIWCATIGKFVNIAAAVRINATNHPTWRATLHHFTYRAPMYWDDAQPDHDLFAWRRQNRVTIGHDVWIGHGATILPGVKVGNGAVIGAGAVVSKDVAPYTIVGGVPARLIRERFTAAIGEAMDRLAWWDWDHAKLRRALDDFRELTAEEFVMRHG, from the coding sequence ATGAGCCAGAAGCTCGGTCTCGAACCCTTCATCCATGCAACAGCGAGCGTCGTGAACTCGACACTTGGCCGCTACACCGAGGTCCAGGAGCGCTCGCGCCTCGACGAGGTTGAGTTCGGCGACTATTCCTACATCATGCAGGACGGCTCGATCTGGTGCGCGACAATCGGCAAATTCGTCAACATCGCCGCAGCCGTGCGCATCAACGCCACCAACCATCCGACGTGGCGGGCGACGCTCCATCACTTCACCTACCGCGCGCCCATGTACTGGGACGATGCGCAGCCCGACCACGATCTCTTCGCCTGGCGCCGCCAGAATCGGGTGACGATCGGTCATGACGTGTGGATCGGCCACGGCGCGACGATCCTGCCGGGTGTGAAGGTCGGCAACGGCGCAGTGATCGGCGCCGGCGCCGTCGTCTCGAAGGACGTCGCCCCCTACACGATCGTCGGCGGCGTGCCCGCCAGGCTCATCCGCGAGCGCTTTACGGCGGCGATCGGCGAGGCCATGGATCGGCTCGCCTGGTGGGACTGGGACCACGCCAAGCTGCGCCGTGCGCTCGACGATTTCCGAGAGCTGACGGCGGAGGAGTTTGTCATGCGGCATGGGTGA
- the phnL gene encoding phosphonate C-P lyase system protein PhnL, with amino-acid sequence MATPLVVSEVAKSFTMHLRDGVRLPVVANVSFSVKAGECVVLGGPSGVGKSSILKMLYGNYGVDEGQILMEHDGRLVNLATAEPRMVLEVRRTTLGYVSQFLRVVPRVSALDIVAEPLQARGVTPAEARDRAAELLAQLNLPKELWALPPATFSGGEQQRVNIARGFITDHKILLLDEPTASLDARNRAVVVEMIAEKKSAGTALIGIFHDEEVREAVADRIIDVSEFSPRKHAA; translated from the coding sequence ATGGCTACACCCCTTGTCGTTTCAGAAGTCGCCAAGAGCTTCACCATGCACCTTCGCGACGGCGTGCGCCTGCCGGTCGTCGCCAACGTCTCCTTCTCGGTGAAGGCTGGCGAATGCGTCGTTCTCGGCGGGCCCTCCGGCGTCGGCAAGAGCTCGATCCTCAAGATGCTCTACGGCAATTACGGCGTCGACGAAGGCCAGATCCTGATGGAGCATGACGGCCGTCTCGTGAACCTCGCCACCGCCGAGCCGCGCATGGTGCTGGAAGTGCGCCGCACCACGCTTGGCTATGTCAGCCAATTCCTGCGCGTCGTACCGCGCGTCTCCGCGCTCGATATCGTCGCCGAGCCTCTGCAGGCTCGCGGCGTGACGCCCGCAGAAGCGCGCGACCGCGCCGCGGAACTGCTCGCGCAACTCAACCTGCCGAAAGAGCTCTGGGCCCTGCCGCCCGCCACCTTCTCCGGCGGTGAACAACAGCGCGTCAACATCGCCCGCGGCTTCATCACCGACCATAAGATCCTGCTCCTCGATGAGCCGACCGCCTCGCTCGACGCGAGGAACCGCGCCGTGGTGGTCGAGATGATCGCCGAGAAGAAGTCGGCCGGCACGGCGCTGATCGGCATCTTCCATGATGAGGAGGTGCGCGAGGCGGTCGCCGACCGCATCATCGACGTCTCCGAGTTCTCGCCGAGGAAGCATGCCGCATGA